A region of Athene noctua chromosome 10, bAthNoc1.hap1.1, whole genome shotgun sequence DNA encodes the following proteins:
- the SEC61A1 gene encoding protein transport protein Sec61 subunit alpha — MGIKFLEVIKPFCVILPEIQKPERKIQFKEKVLWTAITLFIFLVCCQIPLFGIMSSDSADPFYWMRVILASNRGTLMELGISPIVTSGLIMQLLAGAKIIEVGDTPKDRALFNGAQKLFGMIITIGQSIVYVMTGMYGDPSEMGAGICLLITIQLFVAGLIVLLLDELLQKGYGLGSGISLFIATNICETIVWKAFSPTTVNTGRGMEFEGAIIALFHLLATRTDKVRALREAFYRQNLPNLMNLIATIFVFAIVIYFQGFRVDLPIKSARYRGQYNTYPIKLFYTSNIPIILQSALVSNLYVISQMLSARFSGNLLVSLLGTWSDTSSGGPARAYPVGGLCYYLSPPESFSSVLEDPVHAVVYIVFMLGSCAFFSKTWIEVSGSSAKDVAKQLKEQQMVMRGHRETSMVHELNRYIPTAAAFGGLCIGALSVLADFLGAIGSGTGILLAVTIIYQYFEIFVKEQSEVGSMGALLF; from the exons ATGGGCA TAAAATTTCTTGAAGTAATCAAGCCCTTCTGTGTTATCTTGCCTGAAATCCAAAAGCCAGAACGGAAG atTCAGTTTAAAGAAAAGGTACTATGGACAGCTATCACACTCTTCATCTTCTTAGTATGCTGCCAG ATTCCCTTGTTTGGGATCATGTCATCAGACTCAGCAGATCCTTTCTACTGGATGAGAGTGATTTTGGCATCAAATAGAG GTACGTTGATGGAGCTGGGCATTTCACCTATTGTCACTTCTGGGCTCATCATGCAGCTCTTGGCAGGTGCCAAGATAATTGAAGTTGGTGACACCCCAAAGGACAGAGCTCTCTTCAATGGAGCACAGAAAC TGTTTGGAATGATCATTACCATCGGACAGTCCATCGTCTATGTAATGACTGGGATGTATGGAGACCCATCTGAGATGGGTGCTGGTATCTGCTTGCTCATCACAATTCAG cTTTTTGTTGCTGGATTGATAGTTCTGCTCTTGGATGAGCTCCTACAGAAAGGATATGGTCTTGGTTCTGGCATCTCTCTCTTCATTGCTACCAATATCTGTGAGACTATTGTGTGGAAAGCATTCAGCCCCACCACAGTGAACACAGGACGAG gcatGGAATTTGAGGGAGCCATCATTGCACTGTTCCATCTCCTGGCCACTCGTACAGACAAAGTCAGAGCTCTTCGTGAGGCCTTTTACCGTCAGAATCTCCCCAACCTCATGAATCTGATTGCCACCATCTTTGTCTTTGCTATTGTAATTTATTTCCAG GGCTTCAGAGTGGATCTTCCTATCAAATCTGCTCGCTACCGTGGCCAGTACAACACCTACCCTATCAAGCTGTTCTACACTTCCAACATTCCCATTATTCTTCAGTCCGCCCTGGTGTCAAACTTGTACGTCATCTCCCAGATGCTTTCTGCTCGCTTCAGTGGCAACTTACTGGTTAGCCTGCTGGGCACCTGGTCT GACACGTCATCTGGAGGCCCTGCTCGTGCTTATCCCGTTGGTGGACTTTGTTATTATCTGTCACCTCCAGAGTCCTTTTCTTCAGTGTTAGAAGACCCTGTACATGCAGTAGTTTATATTGTATTTATGTTGGGCTCCTGTGCTTTCTTCTCCAAGACATGGATTGAAGTCTCTGGCTCCTCTGCCAAAGAT GTTGCCAAACAGTTGAAAGAACAACAAATGGTAATGCGAGGCCACAGAGAAACTTCAATGGTACATGAACTAAACAG GTACATCCCTACAGCTGCTGCATTTGGTGGTCTCTGTATTGGTGCCCTCTCTGTGTTGGCAGACTTCCTTGGGGCAATTGGGTCTGGAACTGGAATTTTGCTTGCTGTCACTATCATTTATCAGTACTTTGAAATTTTTGTAAAGGAACAGAGTGAAGTTGGCAGTATGGGAGCTCTTCTTTTCTAA